From Bradyrhizobium symbiodeficiens, the proteins below share one genomic window:
- a CDS encoding CHAT domain-containing tetratricopeptide repeat protein: MLLDALRPFTSRPDVSHRTLLALAILLGTTGSAAALSKEAALENCRMTIGKPIVQACMRAGGGANLEACRAKASPQVRSCVMAALNAANGRANVAVEVPKESAPKLEAGTALPKDFVAPPRSIADITAVLDGDRPDEKMIAELKSDADAVPTGKESRQDLAQLYFDRANARAQLGRLAEAMADADKAAEVGRGAVGPNLLGRILQLQSLQHALAGDPKRSLEIMQRLLRESASMPGAKGLQFNTNRGIASVLIQMGDVAQAEGYLRRSQTAIQEARTSGHPNWRASYAKFGQGWEGELELGRALIFEARGQFADAEVAYRNAELRKRASTKAILEADNPPAETILLQAIDGIILNQARMKAKQGRLAEAEVDARRALLSRLKDTGKYNSVTPRFVMGLAGILVDQGRYEEAEKLGRVALEIANKVGVPEDSQATVQVLSQLAGILTLRRQNAEAGAMFARIDKAVTGWDPQRRQVFELNPSRILSLYGSGQLDAGIAAAEQLVKKQIARVGENHFDAASARGTLAMGLMRAGRDAEAIREYKAAIPVMMAGANENADDENTTVVAARSQRLQAIVESYLMLLARAEGTNKTVGEETFSLADAIRGRSVQQALAASSARAAAKDPALAELVRKEQDLTKQVNAQLGTLNNVLALPAAERDDKGVAQIQASIAALRGQRDKARQEIKQKFPIYADLVSPRPPSVADIRATLADDEAMLSFYFGQNASFVWAVPKSGPVAFAAVPAKIGDIESKIRKLREALEPQAAMISDIPPFDLALGHELYELLLKPVESGWKPAKNLIVVTNGALGLLPLSLLPTAKVEVAADEDPLFVGYRNVPWLARTHAVSTVPSAAALRTLRQLPPGKAGRGDLVAFGDPYFNRDQQTEADGAGEKVQVADAGGNVTRGGPLKRRNSPKLEGVDSAELGLLPRLPDTADELKSIALALQADPSKVLFLGKDATESAVKTMNLSGFRILAFATHGLIPGELNGLTQPALALSSPAVTGEGGDGLLTMEEILGLKLDADWVILSACNTGAGAGAGAEAASGLGRAFFYAGTRALLVTNWSVHSQSARQLVTDLFKRQADDPKLSRSEALRQAAMALVDGPGYLNSEGKTEFAYAHPLFWAPYTIIGDGGLR, encoded by the coding sequence CCAATCTCGAAGCCTGCCGCGCCAAGGCTTCGCCCCAGGTCAGATCCTGCGTGATGGCGGCGCTGAATGCCGCCAACGGCCGGGCCAATGTGGCTGTCGAGGTTCCCAAGGAGAGCGCGCCCAAGCTCGAGGCGGGCACGGCGCTTCCGAAGGACTTCGTCGCGCCGCCCCGCAGCATCGCGGACATTACCGCCGTCCTCGACGGCGACAGGCCCGACGAGAAGATGATCGCGGAACTGAAGTCCGATGCCGACGCCGTCCCGACGGGCAAAGAGTCGCGCCAGGATCTCGCCCAGCTCTATTTCGATCGCGCCAACGCGCGCGCCCAGCTTGGCCGGCTCGCCGAAGCGATGGCGGACGCAGACAAGGCCGCGGAGGTCGGGCGCGGCGCGGTGGGGCCGAACCTGCTGGGTCGTATCCTGCAGCTTCAGTCCTTGCAGCACGCCCTCGCGGGCGATCCGAAGCGGTCGCTCGAGATCATGCAGAGGCTGCTGCGCGAATCGGCCAGCATGCCCGGCGCCAAGGGATTGCAGTTCAACACCAACCGCGGCATCGCGAGCGTTCTCATCCAGATGGGCGACGTCGCGCAGGCCGAGGGCTATCTGCGCCGCAGCCAGACCGCGATCCAGGAGGCCCGCACCAGCGGTCATCCCAACTGGCGAGCGTCCTATGCCAAGTTCGGCCAGGGCTGGGAAGGCGAGCTGGAGCTCGGGCGAGCCCTGATCTTCGAGGCGCGCGGACAGTTCGCCGACGCCGAGGTCGCCTATCGCAATGCCGAGCTGCGCAAGCGCGCGAGCACGAAGGCGATCCTGGAAGCTGACAATCCGCCCGCCGAAACCATCCTGCTGCAGGCGATCGACGGCATCATCCTGAACCAGGCGCGCATGAAGGCGAAGCAGGGCAGGCTCGCCGAGGCCGAGGTGGATGCGCGCCGCGCGCTGCTCTCGCGCCTGAAGGATACCGGCAAGTACAATTCCGTCACGCCGCGTTTCGTGATGGGACTTGCGGGTATCCTCGTCGACCAGGGCCGCTATGAGGAGGCCGAGAAACTTGGACGTGTCGCCCTTGAGATCGCCAACAAGGTGGGCGTGCCGGAGGATTCGCAAGCGACGGTGCAAGTGTTGTCGCAGCTCGCCGGGATCCTGACGCTTCGGCGTCAGAATGCTGAAGCCGGCGCAATGTTCGCGCGGATCGACAAGGCCGTCACGGGTTGGGATCCTCAGCGCCGTCAGGTGTTCGAGCTCAATCCCTCCCGCATCCTGTCGCTCTATGGCTCCGGTCAGTTGGACGCCGGCATCGCGGCCGCCGAGCAGCTCGTGAAGAAGCAAATCGCGCGCGTCGGCGAGAATCATTTCGACGCCGCATCGGCGCGCGGCACCCTGGCCATGGGCCTGATGCGCGCCGGGCGTGACGCCGAAGCGATCCGCGAATACAAGGCCGCCATCCCGGTCATGATGGCTGGCGCCAACGAGAACGCCGACGACGAGAACACGACTGTCGTCGCCGCACGCAGCCAGCGGCTGCAGGCCATCGTCGAGAGCTATCTGATGCTCCTGGCGAGGGCCGAGGGGACCAATAAGACTGTCGGCGAAGAGACGTTCAGCCTTGCCGACGCCATCCGCGGCCGTTCGGTGCAGCAGGCGTTGGCGGCCTCGAGTGCGCGCGCGGCCGCGAAGGATCCTGCGCTCGCAGAACTCGTGCGCAAGGAGCAGGACCTGACCAAGCAGGTCAACGCCCAGCTCGGTACTCTCAACAACGTGCTCGCCCTTCCGGCGGCGGAGCGCGACGACAAGGGTGTCGCGCAGATCCAGGCCTCGATAGCGGCCCTGCGCGGTCAGCGGGACAAGGCGCGCCAGGAGATCAAGCAGAAGTTTCCGATCTACGCCGATCTCGTTTCGCCGAGGCCGCCCAGCGTCGCCGATATCCGCGCCACGCTGGCCGACGACGAGGCCATGCTGTCGTTCTATTTCGGCCAGAACGCCAGCTTCGTGTGGGCTGTACCGAAATCGGGGCCGGTCGCCTTCGCCGCGGTACCGGCCAAGATCGGCGACATCGAGAGCAAGATCCGCAAGCTGCGTGAAGCGCTTGAGCCGCAGGCTGCGATGATCTCGGATATTCCGCCGTTCGACCTCGCGCTCGGCCATGAACTCTACGAGCTTCTGCTCAAACCCGTCGAGAGCGGATGGAAGCCGGCGAAGAACCTGATCGTCGTGACCAATGGCGCGCTTGGGCTGTTGCCGCTGTCCCTTTTGCCGACCGCAAAGGTGGAGGTGGCTGCCGACGAGGACCCGCTGTTCGTCGGCTATCGCAACGTGCCGTGGTTGGCGCGGACCCATGCCGTGTCGACGGTGCCGTCGGCGGCGGCGCTGCGCACGCTGCGGCAATTGCCGCCGGGCAAGGCCGGTCGCGGCGACCTCGTCGCCTTCGGCGATCCTTATTTCAACAGGGATCAACAGACCGAGGCGGACGGCGCCGGGGAGAAGGTGCAGGTTGCCGATGCCGGCGGCAATGTCACGCGCGGCGGCCCGCTGAAGCGGCGCAACAGTCCCAAGCTCGAGGGCGTCGACAGCGCCGAGCTTGGTCTGCTGCCGCGCCTACCCGACACCGCGGACGAACTGAAATCGATCGCGCTCGCGCTGCAGGCCGATCCCTCGAAGGTGCTGTTCCTTGGGAAGGACGCCACCGAGAGCGCGGTGAAGACCATGAATCTGTCCGGCTTCAGAATTCTGGCCTTTGCCACCCACGGCCTCATTCCGGGTGAGCTGAACGGGCTGACGCAGCCGGCGCTCGCTTTATCCTCGCCGGCCGTGACAGGCGAGGGCGGTGACGGTCTCCTGACCATGGAGGAGATTCTCGGCCTCAAGCTCGATGCGGACTGGGTGATCCTCTCGGCCTGCAACACCGGCGCGGGAGCGGGCGCCGGGGCCGAGGCGGCGTCCGGGCTTGGCCGCGCGTTCTTCTATGCCGGAACGCGTGCGCTGCTGGTGACGAACTGGTCGGTGCATTCGCAGTCGGCGCGGCAATTGGTGACGGACCTGTTCAAGCGGCAGGCGGACGATCCCAAGCTGTCGCGCAGCGAAGCGCTGCGCCAGGCGGCGATGGCGCTCGTCGATGGTCCCGGCTATCTCAACAGCGAAGGCAAGACCGAGTTTGCGTATGCGCATCCGTTGTTCTGGGCGCCTTACACGATCATCGGCGATGGCGGCTTGCGGTGA